Below is a genomic region from Thermodesulfobacteriota bacterium.
CTTTCGGAATGGGGCATGATGGCGGCCGCGGCGGGGTTCGCGCTGATAGGTATGTTCTACGCGATCAGGAGAAGGAAGGCGTCGGCTTGAGCACGCCCCGTGCCGGAAATAGGCGTAGCATAGTCATGCTTTAATTAATCGACGTGCGTAAGATTCGATGAATCACCTTCGGCGGTTCAACCCCCACCCTGACCCTCCCCTTCCCAAGTGGGAGGGGAGATAAGATGAGGGGGATGTGGCTTGATTTAAGGTTGCCGGATAACTCCCCTCCCTCGTGAAAGGGAGGGGAGATTAATGCATGGAAGTCTCGCACCGGCCGATGTAAAATTATTCATCATTCGGCGATGCGGAGGAGGCCTTCATGATCGCGTTACTGGAAAAGATATCGAAGTGTTTTTTGATCGCGGCGTTTCTCTTTCTCTTCGCCTTTCCTCTTTCGGACGCGCTCGCGGACGACGGCAGCGGTAATGGCGGCAGTGACGACGTCGAGGAGATTCCGCTCGCACCGTCCGATCCCGACATATCCGACGTATGCGTCCCCGCGGACTGCAGCCCGGCGAAGGCGTGCCCGGATTCGGACCAGAGCTGCTACACGATCAACGGGGTGTTTTATTGCTGCATAGAGCCGCCGTCGCCGGGGATGGAGTCGGTGGGGGATTGACACACGTAGTGTGTTTCTCGACGTAGCACCGAAGTTGCTAAGACCACCTGAAGTGCGGCTGGTGGCAATGGCAGAGCGCTGCTACTTCGATTGCGTGCGGCTGCGAGCCGCACTTCGGAATCCTGCACGCGAGGCGTGCAAAATCATCGCTCCTTCGCAAAATCCTGTTTCTCTGATTAATTTGTAAGGTACCCCCTCACCCTTAATCCCTATTTTGATTTCGGATACTTTCGAGCTGCAATAGACAAACTTTCGTGCAGTCGGCCGGGGGCGTCCGAATGCTCGCTTGCTCGCATTCGTTCCCCAAGGGGAGAGGGGAGAGTAATGGAGTCGGATTTTTAACGCTCATAAGCTCGATGTCTTCGGCGGGGCAAGTCAGGTGATTGAACAATATGGATGACCGGGCGGTGCTATGGATTTCGAAGTCAGCTATGTCGAATTCCTGCACGCGAGGCGTGGACACGTAGTGTCTTTTTCGGCATAGCGCGATAGTTGCTAAGACCACCGGAAGCGCGTCGGGTGATAATAGCCGAGCGCTGCCACTTCGATATCCTGCGGGCGTGGCGCGCCCCCTAGAAGTCGTAGTCGAGAAGGTCGATTTCTGGGCGGAAGAGGGTTTCGACAGCCTCCTTCCAGCCCGGGGTGTAGACCTCGCGGTAGGGGCGCCTGTCGGTGCGGTAGTGGGATTTTTCGGTCGCGCCGAGCGTGCCCGTAAACGGCACTCCGAGCATGCCGAACACCTCGGCCAGCTCTTCGTTCAGCCTCTCGTAACGGATCACGCGGTCGACCATGAGCTTCCCGTCGCGGTCGGTGTATTTCGTGTAGTTATACGGCAGCTCCGCGACCTTCAAATACTCGTCGAAGGATAGGTTGTTGTCGTATCGTGCGTATCTCTGCCGGACGAAGTGGTAGTGCGAAAGCACCTTGTCCCACGGGTTCCGGTCTACC
It encodes:
- a CDS encoding sulfotransferase family 2 domain-containing protein, with product MILSHKYKFIFIKTRKTAGSSIQIYLSRLCGEDDIVSPIDKPEQEYHPRNFRGLFNPLPELAEKTTVRQYMRTLWRFATLKKFQSHIKAREARDRIPREIWDSYYKFTVDRNPWDKVLSHYHFVRQRYARYDNNLSFDEYLKVAELPYNYTKYTDRDGKLMVDRVIRYERLNEELAEVFGMLGVPFTGTLGATEKSHYRTDRRPYREVYTPGWKEAVETLFRPEIDLLDYDF